The genomic interval GGCACAAAGGCAAAGAAAGCCAATGCGGCGCCGTCacatccgccaactcagcaaATGGTGGACGCttcgattaaaaatttaaaggaaCGTGGCGGCTCATCACttctggcaataaaaaatatatcactgCCACTTATAAATGCGACGCCCAAAAGTTAGCTCCATTCATCAAgaagtacttaaaatcggccGTGGTCAATGGAAAGCTTATCCAAACAAAGGGAAAGGGTGCATCTGGATCATTTAAACTTTCGGCCTCCGCCAAGAAGGATAAGGATCCGAAGGCGAAGTCGAGGGTTTTGTCTGCtgagaaaaaagtggaaagcaaGAAGGTAGCATCCAAGAAGACTGGTGCTTCCTCCAAAAAAACTGCCGCTGGGGCTGCTGACAAAAAGCCCAAGGCTAAGAAGGCTGTGGCCACCAAAAGACTgccgagaaaaagaaaacagagaAGGCAAAAGCCAAGGATGCTAAGAAAACTGGAATCGTAAAGTCGAAGCCCGCCGCAACAAAGGCGAAAGCGACCGCGACCGCAGCGAAGTCGAAggctgcagcagccaaagccCCAAAGGCAAAGCCAGCGGCGTCTGCAAAACCCAAAAGACTGCGAAGAAAGCAGCGGTTTCTGCTACGGCCAAGAAGCCGAAAGCAAAGACTACGGCTGCCAAGAAGTAAATTGTGAAAAGTACATGTTCGCAATCAAAATTTTAGATTTCCAGAtctgaaatttgtttaaacaagcCCTTTTCAGGGCTACAACGATTCCGTTGCAAGagaaaaaactttcatttaaatactatttgaaaattaaaatgctccattaattttattggcaaCCATCGCGTCGTGTCTGGTTATTGATTACGTTGCTTTTTGAGCGtattgagttttcatttccgatttttggtatatatctaatcaaatttgaacaattttaacCCCATATTGGGGATGGATAAGTTGAAATCGacgatatattgaaaaatacatttccttGGTGAAACACATTGTGGCCCTGAAAAGGGCCGTTTTGGATTATTGTCCGCAGCATTCGTAGGAACAAATTATTTGGAGCTGGTGTACTTGGTGACAGCCTTGGTTCCTCACTGACAGCATGCTTGGCCAACTCTCCCGGCAGAAGCAGGCGAACAGCCGTTTGGATTTCTCGACTGGTGATGGTCGAGCGCTTGTTGTAGTGAGCCAGACGAGACGCCTCGGCAGCAATGCGCTCGAAATATCATTTACAAAGCTGTTCATGATGCTCATCGCCTTAGATGAATGCCGGTGTCAGGATGGACCTGCTTGAGAACCTTGTAATGTAGATGGCATAGCTCTCCTTCCTCttgcgcttctttttcttgtcgGTCTTGGTGATATTCTTCTGAGCCTTGCAGCCTTCTTGGCTGCCTTTCCACTAGTTTTCGGCGGCATTAttactttacttatatttcACAAACACATTCACTATCATAATGTGGCTCCGAACGCgttcatttttatacttttttacgCAATCATTTCAGGTCTAAGTCACCACCCCTAACTGAAAGCGCTGGCAGacgaaaaagtataaatatttccctGCCGGGGTTCGGCCAGCATTCGTGTTCCGTGTGTAAAGTGAACTAAGTGAAATAAACGCAAAGCAAAATGTCTGGACGTGGAAAAGGTGGCAAAGTGAAGGGAAAGGCAAAGTCCCGCTCCAACCGTGCCGGTCTTCAATTCCCTGTGGGCCGTATTCACCGTCTGCTCCGGAAGGGCAACTACGCCGAGCGTGTTGGTGCAGGCGCTCCAGTTTACCTAGCAGCCGTAATGGAATATCTGGCCGCTGAAGTTCTCGAGTTGGCAGGCAATGCTGCTCGTGACAACAAGAAGACTAGAATTATTCCGCGTCATTTACAGCTGGCCATCCGCAACGACGAGGAGTTAAACAAGCTGCTCTCCGGCGTCACTATTGCCCAAGGTGGAGTCTTGCCGAATATTCAGGCTGTTCTGTTGCCCAAAAAGACCGAGAAGAAGGCTTAAACTAAACGTTTCAAAAGCTGAAACCCTACTTGTACATA from Drosophila santomea strain STO CAGO 1482 unplaced genomic scaffold, Prin_Dsan_1.1 Segkk72_quiver_pilon_scaf, whole genome shotgun sequence carries:
- the LOC120457674 gene encoding histone H2A, producing the protein MSGRGKGGKVKGKAKSRSNRAGLQFPVGRIHRLLRKGNYAERVGAGAPVYLAAVMEYLAAEVLELAGNAARDNKKTRIIPRHLQLAIRNDEELNKLLSGVTIAQGGVLPNIQAVLLPKKTEKKA